The region ACTCTTAACCGGAACTTCATTGAATTCATTGACCTCTATGAACAAGACAGACCTCCATGTCACCCTTATGTTTATAGAAGCAGAAATGACCCGTCATGGGAGAGAAGACCTTAGAAGATTGATTCATTTAGCTTTCGTCCATGTAGTGCATTTCATTTTCTCCATGTTTGCATGTTATTGTATTTAGTTTATTTGTCTTAGAActtatgttgaacaaatttgGATATGTAGTGTACTAAATTTCTTTTTCTAGTTTCGTGTCTTATTTATGATTATATTTATTACATTAACTTCATTTTATGTGAATGGTTATTGATGTTAATCTGTTGCAAAGTGGTTGATTATGTGCTTATGAATATATTTTAATTCCGGTTGACCTCGtccttgtctctttttgatgttgtcaaagggggagaagcaatgGAAACACAACTTATGATTATTATAGCATTTTTTTTTCAAAGGAATGCATAAAATCAAGGGGGGTGTCTATTAAAGTACGCGATATATGAAAGATTGTGCCAcggtttgtcatcatcaaaaagggggagcATGTGAGGGAAAAGGTTAttagtccttattttaatgatgtcaaaccttttagTAGATCATACTATGTACCTTGCacggtgtcatcatatcatagagTGTATTCATTCTTTAACATGCTCAAAGTATCAATTCAATGTGTTTATGCATATAGAAGCATCTCATATATGTCAATATTGCACTTGATCATTGTTGGTACCTTAGGTCCATAAGAGAATGGTTTAGATTGACCAAAATACATCTTAAAAAAACTCATTTTGACCATTTAAAATCTTTGAGTCGACTCATGCTTTGGAGCGGTCGACTCATTCATGCATGTCATTTTCTTTGTAACTCATGGGTCTGATCAGGTCGACTCATAGGTCGACTCATTTTTGGAAAAACAAGATTAGTCGACTCATCGCCCTGTTGCGGTCGACTCATAACCTATTTTATTTAAATTGTGTTGACgcgggtctgaacaggtcgagtccCTAGTGTGAACAGGTCGAGTAGTCGTTGATTTCACTCATTTTTCTGCTGTGTATTTTTGCTAAAAGTTATGTTGTGTTTTTCACTTGGTCCATACATCATATATATATTCTTGagtctcattttcattttttttaaacaagaaaagtgaaagatatacactaaagttcatcttcatcttcattcttcattgcatgtTTCAACAATTACACATAACAACTTTTGTTGATCATAATGCATTGTTatggtgataacgtccaaataggattTTGTATCTTGGGTTGGGTAAAGGTTTTTAGTGGGGTTTTCTTGAATAAAATCTTAGGGTTTTGTCCTCTAAGATTTGGGGGTTTTGCACAAATTTTTGCTTCATAGATTCAGtcgagtgaaaggtttgaagaacggtgggttcATTCGGACAAGTAacggtaaccggaggattgtgaagaaaggtTTGGGTTCAAGCGTGTCACTATCGAAATCAGCTGAGCTAGATTTTTGGAGAACTTGGAGTTATTGCAATAAGGTAGTTATAATCGGAGGTTGATTCGAAATGTTTGAAGCACTTGATTCAACTCGAACCAAGGGGAGAGAAGTGAATAGGATCTACAACAACACTTAGGTTTGATTGGTGGTGATTATTTTTTCTCTTGTATAAACTTTGCAAttgataataaatatctcaattctagttttagaattggggGAAGACGTACCCGAAGCGAGGACGAaaggggaactgcctaaacaaatttAGTGTTGTTATCTCTTTCTCTAACTCTTTAATTTCTGCATAAATTGAATCTTGTGTGAAACTAATTGGTAACTTCATCTCGATTAATTGTTATGCATTAAACTTGTTTGATAAATTGTTGCAATCACTTTGGTTGTAACGAAGGAAAATTCTGCACAATCAATTCTAGTGAAATTAAGACTTGGTGTAGTGTGCACACCAAATGTTTGCTAAAATTAACTTCACACAAGTTTATcaatatttttcttgttttctcATTGTTTTAATTCATAATTTGTGGTAGCTATATCAAAGATTTGTGTATTTGATCAATTgattaatattgttgttgattaGCTTTATCTTAGTTGTTCCATTAGGTTTCACGCATATCTGATCTTTCCAGTAACGGATCGTTTAGACGATCGTGGTCTAGGGAGCTTATGCAAcctttaaaataattttaaaaagCGCCAAATTTTTAAATACatgatctattcaacccccccccccccccttctagatcggtactatcgtctaacacTTAACCTTCAATAGGGTGTATGTTACGGATGAATTCTGATTATATGATGAAAATTATCTATAATAATTGATGAGTTCGTGCACTATTCATGACtaatttttctgttttgataCTTGATGTTTTTCCATCATTGTTGCACTGCCGAAGTTTTAGAAAATCAATGATTTTCATGAAAATAATGGAGTTTATGTGTTAAATTAGGTTTTAATCATGTGATAATCGTACTGTGTATAATTTTGAGCGTCTGGATTTTCACGGGATCGAAATCGGAGTTCTAGAGGTCCTTCAATGATGGAAATTGCATTCTGGTTTTTGTAGGTATGTACATCGTCGCTTAGCAAAAGAAGCGTCGCTTAGCGAGGGAGGTCCTCGCGTAGCGAGATGCTCTAGCGGCGAAATTcttatgtttttgtttttataataacttgagtttcgtaagtcATATCGAAACGCGGTTTGAAGCGTTGGAAAGCTAATGCGAACTACTATCAATTGGTTATGACTTCATAGGCTGAATATGTTATGATAACATTAGTAATTGATGAGAATGATTATTAAAAATTATGTGATCGAGTAAATGTCGAGTTGTGCAAGTTTGAGGAATATGTTTTGAGTTGTGGAAATATTTGAATATGTTGCTATAACGAGATGTTGAGCGTTGAGAATAAGTATGAAATATGAGAATGTTGTGAATATGGATTATTTTGAGTTATGTTTGTTTTATTGTTGCATATTTGAAATATAATTCAATTGAGATGAATTATTAGCATGTTTGTGTTGCACTTTTGACTGATAATGTGCATTTTATGATTTTGGTGTGATGTAATCCAAAGAGGGGATTACTTGAGTTGCCAATATATTTATGTTAGGATCAGATAGGGGTCTTAACGCATTAATTTGATGATATGGTCATGCATCATAAGAGTTGTGTTAAGAGGCATTTCTGCTAGTTCAGATAGGAGACTAATGACTTGTCCCAAACTCAGAGAGGGGGCTTGGAGCTTAGAGAGAGGGCTCAGAGTTCGCAGAGATTGGAACCTAGTTTGTATGAAGAACCAAATatgggtgtgtgtgtgtgtgtgtgtatgtgtatgtgtgtgtgtgtgtgtgtatgtgtgtgtgggtgtgcgtgtttgtgtgtgtgtgtgtgtgtgtgtgtgtgtgcatatgtgtgtgcgtgcatgtgtgtgtgtatgtatgtgtgtgtgtgtgtgtgcgcgcgtgtgCGCATGCACGTGTGTGTGTAATTTTCCTTAATACATTCGACAATTAATCTTATACCTTTACGAATATTGGCCACTCGACCTAGACTCAGCGAGCTTTCACACCTCCCCACTTTCACAACTCTGAAGTTTCTGATTCCTTGCCATATTATCTTTGACTTTTGTCACTTTACTAAAACCTTGAATCTTCTGATGATGAGGCTTGAGATACTCTTCAGGATaaccatcatcatcagacaaaCACTTGATCATAGATCTTCGCTAACTTCATCGAACATTGTTTGATATAAGGTGTTGTTTTCCACATATAAGCTTTGATAAATTGATCTTCAAGCATCCCAAACTTGATCAACACAACTTGATCTACATAAATCAATCATTACAACTTGATTTCCAAGCATATTCACTTGATCATTATATCAGATGACCTTCAGATATTTTAGCTGCAATTGATCAACACAACTTGATCATCTTGATTCTTTAAGCTTCATCACTTGATTACCATTTGATAAACATATTAAGCATCACAAGTTGATCAAAGTATCAAGCACCACCACTTTATCAACATATTATGCACCACCAATTGATCACTACATAAGATAATCATCAAAAACTTCAATTAATCAACACAGCTTGATCTTCAAGCTGCATAACTTGATCATCATATATTGATCAATATTTCCAATGAAGAATTCGTTTAAGAGTGTTGTCAACGTCAATACCAAATAAACAAATTGTTGAAGACTTTATACCCacaagcacatagatccacaaGACGAACTGTCATTGGACGATTTAGAGGcgaagaaaattttcaaacatgttgTAAAGTATACCATGATGTCAGGGAAACTTTACGAAATGGGAAGTGCATACCATATGCTAAGATATCTAGGAGATCATGAAATCAACTTAGTTTTTACAAAGGTACACCAACGGGCTTGCAACAGTCACATCGGTTGACGAGCCCATACCCATTAACTGTTAAGGCTGGCCTATTACTCGCCCACTCTGATGAAGGACATCACGGTATTCTTTAGGAAATGCGGCAAATTCCATAAGCACGCTAATTTACATCATGTGCCATCTAAACTCCATAATTTTGTCATGTTGCCTTGACCATTCTACAAATGGGGCTTGGACATTTTAGGCCCTTTCCCCTTGGCACCTGGCCCGTTAAAGTTTTTTATCATTGGATTAGAGTATTTCAAAAAGTGGATAGAAGTTGAAGTCGTCTCCAAGATCATCGCAAAAAGAGCCTGCAGTTTCTATTGGCATCGACTAATATGCAGGTTTGGTTTGTCATGAGTTATCATTTAAGGCAATGGAACTCAGTTCGTCAGCTCTACCGTGGTCAATTTCTGTCGTGACCTAGAAGTACAAACAAAGTTTATTTTCGTTGCCTATCCTTATGCTAACATGCAGACTAAATCAACGAACAAGGTGATATTATGGGGAATAAAGAAGAAATTAGATGAGGCCAAAGAACTCTAGGGTGAATAGCTTCACTGGGTGCTATAGTCGTATCACGCCATCCCTCATTCAAAAACCGGAGAGACTCCATTCACAATATATATGGTACGGACGTCATTCTTCCTATTGAAATCGACACGCCCACTTGACGACGCTCTCATACTTGCATTTCTCTCAAAAACATTTTTGAAATTCTCTTTTCTATAAATAAGACATTAACTTCAATTAGTTAATTAAAATATTTGAGTAATGAATATTCATCGGAAAGTTTAAATATCTACTTTACTAATATGATACTTTTTTACAAGGAACTACCTCAACTAGTTATGGTCATCTTGAACTTTCTTTCTATGTATCAATCTTCAATGTACTTTATTAAAACCAACTCCCAAATTAAAAAGCAATTGAGTCTAGTTTCCAAAAGAACAAAAATCGGCTCCATCCAAGTAACATACGCGAAGATATGACCAAATGATTGCATCAAAACCATGCAGAATACTTAGCCATTAACCATAAACACCAAGGTGATTTAAACAACAACATGCAATGACTATGTCTGAGggttgaaaagaaaaaaaacatgAACGGAGGCCTTGTGTTGTCCAGTCATATCATGTTGTATGAAGTTAAACTCAATCAATAATATATGGCTTAATTTAAATCATGAACAAAGAAAAAGGGTGGTAGGACACCATCAAAGACACATATCAGAGTTGAACTGACTAGTTAGAATTGGAGATGAAAAGACAATATTCATATAAGAGAAAACACCAAGGTAAGCAACACACTAAAAACTTGTCAAAAGACTACAATTACATTAATCCAAACCCTTTTGTATCCTTcctcattaaaacaagtctagGCCCCCATCCTTCTCTTCATGTGTTTCCTTTTCCTTGTAATCACCACATGCACATGTCACTCTCAAAATACATCACTATATTAAATTTTCTGCGCAACTGCAGAGACTAATTCATCTGGTCGAATAGGACCACAAAGAACGATAGACAAAGTTGTGGCTCCTCAAAAGTTTTCCATGCACCTAACTTTTAAGGCCATCACATATCTCATATTCACATCTTTCATCATGGCACTAAACAAGGACCAAATCTACAACCTTGAATATCAAGCTCTCCCACCTATTATCATAACTCAGGATAATACACTTCATCATCGCCCTCCACAGCCTGTTTCAGACTATGCTTTTCCCATATTTGCCATTGTTGTTCTCAGCATCATTGCTGCCATTTTGTTACTCCTCAGCTACATCACTTTTTTAACCAAATTCTGCTCTAACTGGAATCATGTGAATCCAACGAGATGGATTTCGGTTCTTCGAGCTGGATGGAACGATGAAGATCACTTCATAGCATTATCTCCTACATTATGGAACCGGGGATTAGACGAATCGGTCATCAGAGAAATCCCGTCTTTTCAGTTTATAAAAGGTGAATGTGAAGATCAAAGTGTGTATGGTTGTGTGGTTTGTTTGACAGAGTTTCAAGAACAAGATGTGATAAAAATTCTACCAAACTGTAACCATGCTTTTCACTTGGATTGCATTGATATTTGGCTTCAAACAAATTCTAATTGTCCTCTTTGTAGATCAAGCATTTCAGGCAATGCAACAAGTACTCCATTTGACATTATCAtagctccaagctcttctcctCAGAATTCTTCTCAGTTACTCTCTAACTTAGCAAGTGATGAAGATTTCGTCGTCATCGAATTAGGCGGAGAAGAAAACGAGGTTCAACAAGAAAAAGATGACTCAAGGGGAAGCATAGGACATAGTAGAAAGTATCACTCTACAAGAGAAATGAAACCAAAGTGTCCTTATGTTTCCATCATGGGAGATGAGTACACTGATATAATCAGAAAGAAAGATGACTTGTTTTCGATTCAACCGATTCGAAGATCTTTCTCATTGGATTCTGCAAATGATAGACAAATGTTCATGGATGTTCAAGCCATTATACAACAAAATGAAGCTAGTGCAAGTGAGGATTGTAATAGCAGAAGTAAAAGTGCATTCTTTCCATTTTGTTACTATGGAAAGGGATCCAAAAATGCAATCCTTCCATTTGGAGAATGATGTTAATTTAAGATGATTTTCCATTCTGTTTTGTTTCTTTATTTCAAGTTTTTATCCAAATGAAGTTAGATCTGCAAGTGATAGTGGTGACTTAGTGAGAGTCTGACACTGATAATTGTTAGAAATAATGGTTTTAGAGTTTAGTACCTTGCTTGAATTACAAGGAGTGGTTCTTTTCATTACCTTTCTGAAGTTTTGTTTTACTAGAAAGTGAATGTAAATGATTGTGAATGATTTTCAGCACATTATCTCTTCCATGTTTTTCTCTTTTTTACTCTGAACAAATAATAGACTGACAAGTTCTAAAACATTATGTTTCTAGGGTCCATCTTTCATGCATGCTAAGAGATAGGGTCCATCTTTCTCACATTCACACGGTCAAAATATCAAAATATCAGTAACATTTATAAGCCGCACACAAGGTCTAAAGAGGCGAAGGCCCAATAACGACGTGAGGCAGTATTTGGCACAGAACATGTAGACTCTTTTCTCTTGCTGAACAGGTAATCTCTCACGCGAGCACTCTCCCAATCGTCCAGATCAATCTAACAGCTGACCACATCTCATGCTTTGCAACATGCGTTCAATGCCAACCACTCTTCCGATTTAAAGAGGATAGTGCGCCACTTCACATCCAATGGTCGCCGATGTATTGACCATGAATACAAAATTCTGACTGCGGAGCAAGGAAGGTGTAATTTGGAGAAACTATTTATCAGAAGCAAAGAGGTTAAAGAGCAAGACAGTGAGAAACTATAAGTAGTAGCTTGAGAAATGTTATGTATGGAAATTATCAATGTTTTTCTTTAGGCCACACTACAATGATATGGATGTAGGGAAACATTATTATTATACAGCAATAAATGTGTCCCTTATCTATAGGTAGAAAATTCAAAGTCTAGAGAATATCCTTACACTGGTTGGTATTCCACCTCTATCTATGTCCCTACCAAGTCTCAATCACTAGTACCTTCCCCGTGGGTAGAGCGTTATTAGACATTTGGTAATGCCAAAATAACTCATGAAGGGTACACCAAGAATCAAATGAAGATAACAGCCTTATCATGTAAATAACTTAAAACTTGAGGTCTTCTTTCTCTGTAGAATGTGACTCCAACAAAGCTGTCACAAGTATTGCAGCAAGTCACCAATTGTTCAAATACTCTTACCCTCCCATTATTAATGTGGTGTTAAAAAAATTAGAATGGAATAACTCATCTTCTGTGTCAAACATATTGCTTTTAAGTGGTGGTGGATATTGTATCTCTACTTATAAACATATATGATTACGTTATATAATGTCCAATATAGGACACTCAACAATACCTATAACATATTCCCTTTGTTTTTTAtcatatataaaaaaaaaattatttttta is a window of Lathyrus oleraceus cultivar Zhongwan6 chromosome 6, CAAS_Psat_ZW6_1.0, whole genome shotgun sequence DNA encoding:
- the LOC127092120 gene encoding RING-H2 finger protein ATL16 gives rise to the protein MHLTFKAITYLIFTSFIMALNKDQIYNLEYQALPPIIITQDNTLHHRPPQPVSDYAFPIFAIVVLSIIAAILLLLSYITFLTKFCSNWNHVNPTRWISVLRAGWNDEDHFIALSPTLWNRGLDESVIREIPSFQFIKGECEDQSVYGCVVCLTEFQEQDVIKILPNCNHAFHLDCIDIWLQTNSNCPLCRSSISGNATSTPFDIIIAPSSSPQNSSQLLSNLASDEDFVVIELGGEENEVQQEKDDSRGSIGHSRKYHSTREMKPKCPYVSIMGDEYTDIIRKKDDLFSIQPIRRSFSLDSANDRQMFMDVQAIIQQNEASASEDCNSRSKSAFFPFCYYGKGSKNAILPFGE